The following proteins are co-located in the Polystyrenella longa genome:
- a CDS encoding alpha/beta hydrolase — translation MTFRTLFLFSLLSLPLAFAQAEDRDVPPTHPDVAYGEHDKQGFDLWLVPDAEEPTPLVIYIHGGGFRGGDKSTVKKGVAEGYLKRGIAFASMNYRLSDSGAYPIMMHDAARGLQTIRYHAKEWNIDPQRIICYGGSAGAGISLWLAFHDDLADPNSDDPIARQSTRIHAAGTSDGQSTYNMHTFREWFGVPDLPIHSALPPLYGVELDADLNDPKVTKQMQDVSSITHLSPDDEVEVYMTYRRPNTKVTLETSKSDWVHHPLLGLKLKEAMHKLDLKCYVTAPDIKEENDPYGSLTNFLVAKANEKPE, via the coding sequence ATGACTTTTCGAACACTCTTTCTCTTTAGCCTGTTATCGCTACCTCTTGCATTTGCTCAGGCAGAGGATCGCGATGTACCGCCGACTCATCCGGATGTGGCCTATGGTGAACATGATAAACAGGGTTTTGATTTATGGCTGGTGCCCGACGCTGAGGAACCGACGCCGCTGGTGATTTACATTCATGGGGGTGGGTTTCGCGGAGGGGACAAATCGACGGTCAAGAAAGGGGTCGCAGAAGGATACCTTAAGCGGGGCATTGCATTTGCGTCGATGAATTATCGTTTATCCGATTCAGGCGCCTACCCGATTATGATGCACGATGCCGCTCGCGGGTTACAGACGATTCGATATCACGCCAAGGAATGGAACATCGATCCACAACGAATTATCTGCTACGGTGGTTCCGCAGGAGCGGGAATCAGCCTGTGGTTGGCTTTTCATGATGACTTGGCTGACCCAAACAGCGATGATCCTATCGCTCGACAGTCGACACGTATCCATGCTGCAGGCACCTCAGATGGACAATCGACTTACAACATGCACACTTTTCGTGAATGGTTCGGCGTGCCAGACCTGCCCATTCATAGTGCATTGCCTCCTTTATACGGTGTCGAACTCGATGCAGACCTTAACGACCCGAAGGTCACAAAGCAGATGCAGGACGTTTCTTCCATCACTCATCTGTCACCCGACGACGAGGTGGAGGTCTACATGACTTACAGGCGCCCTAATACAAAAGTAACTCTAGAAACGTCAAAATCAGACTGGGTTCACCATCCCCTGCTCGGTTTGAAACTGAAGGAAGCGATGCATAAACTTGACCTTAAATGCTACGTTACTGCACCCGACATCAAAGAAGAAAACGATCCTTATGGTTCGTTGACGAACTTCCTGGTAGCGAAGGCGAATGAAAAGCCTGAGTAA
- a CDS encoding DUF1801 domain-containing protein yields MNHTNTQVDEYLHNLREWQDELKHLRRILLTCPLTEEFKWRSPCYTSEKKNIVILGGFKDSCVLSFFKGSLLKDPEGILTKPGENTREGRVIRFTSVCEIAELEPTLRAYIDEAIEAEKAGLTVGLKEDRELKYPEELLAELDESPELKIAFESLTPGRQRAYLMFFNAAKQSKTKTARIEKYRERILDGKGINDCTCGLSQKMPQCDGSHNSLK; encoded by the coding sequence ATGAATCATACAAACACTCAAGTTGATGAATACTTACATAATCTTCGTGAGTGGCAAGACGAGTTGAAACACTTGCGCCGAATCCTGCTCACCTGTCCGCTGACCGAAGAATTCAAATGGCGGTCGCCCTGCTATACCTCCGAAAAGAAGAATATCGTCATACTGGGCGGGTTCAAAGATTCCTGCGTGCTCAGTTTTTTCAAAGGGTCCCTGCTGAAGGATCCTGAAGGGATTCTCACCAAACCGGGTGAGAATACCCGAGAAGGCCGAGTCATTCGTTTCACCAGCGTCTGTGAGATCGCTGAGCTGGAACCGACTTTGAGAGCATATATCGACGAAGCAATTGAAGCTGAAAAAGCGGGATTGACCGTCGGCCTCAAGGAAGATCGAGAGCTTAAATACCCGGAAGAGTTACTAGCTGAACTGGACGAAAGCCCTGAACTGAAGATCGCGTTTGAATCATTGACTCCCGGTCGACAACGCGCGTATCTGATGTTCTTCAATGCCGCGAAACAATCAAAAACTAAAACGGCACGGATCGAAAAGTATCGTGAACGAATCCTCGACGGCAAAGGGATCAACGACTGCACTTGCGGTTTGTCACAAAAGATGCCTCAATGCGATGGTTCTCACAATAGCCTAAAATGA
- a CDS encoding FAD-dependent oxidoreductase: protein MKFKHLLIATTLLLTLHLTLETGNVVAEEPDHADIVVYGATPGGFCAAIAAAREGASVILLEPTDHVGGLNTGGLSFSDSNQTVRSTMMGLFDEWHTRIQEDYASRGIELPYDVSVKDQSAWTYEPHVSARVTRQMLDEAGVTVLTERYLSSVQKEGTRINSLVTKDGTFSGDVFIDATYEGDLMAAADVSWSIGRESREEFRESMAGKQYPKRKMNINGFDDDGSLLPFVTASERGDESTGDDNVMTYSFRLCLTRDPENWVPMPQPANYDPEKFEVMRRYIKSGGRVGFDRYPLPGNKIDGNNSIGGQFSLGLVGGGNGWCEANETERAIIWEDHKQYTLEFYHFLTTDSSIPDETRKEYAELGLCKDEFPGTDHFSPALYIRESRRLQGMYVLSQKDILEDPEKEDPIVVSSFPIDSHDCRRIALKEGGVINEGTIFPVRRKYPKQGYAYHVPYRSILPLANECTNLLVPVALSCTHVGISSIRVEPTWMILGQSAGIAAALTQQGKTTVQELPYSKLREHLLAQKQVLDLPDVPEQITESGSVASTSLPGIVLDDAAAVLTGKWSHSSNFTPHIDDGYQYAGSNEKGAQGDGSATAMFRFKAPTTGKYQMLMAYSAHSTRAKNVPVTVTSGSYEERILVDQTIPLPSGKHFRSISEVQLDQNVESVININDDKTHGFVIIDAIQLIPIDSK from the coding sequence ATGAAGTTTAAACACCTGCTAATAGCGACAACGCTGCTACTCACTTTACATCTCACGCTCGAAACTGGAAACGTTGTCGCGGAAGAACCTGACCATGCCGATATCGTCGTTTATGGTGCGACGCCGGGTGGATTTTGCGCGGCGATCGCTGCTGCCCGTGAGGGGGCCTCGGTGATTTTGCTCGAACCAACTGACCACGTGGGCGGATTGAATACGGGTGGTTTAAGCTTCAGCGATTCAAACCAGACAGTGCGCAGTACCATGATGGGGCTGTTTGATGAATGGCACACACGCATTCAGGAAGATTATGCATCCCGGGGAATCGAACTTCCTTATGACGTCTCTGTGAAAGACCAATCCGCCTGGACCTATGAGCCACATGTATCGGCGCGGGTGACCCGACAGATGTTGGATGAGGCTGGAGTTACAGTGCTTACAGAACGCTATCTTTCTTCTGTCCAGAAAGAAGGAACACGGATCAACTCCCTCGTCACCAAAGACGGTACCTTCTCTGGGGATGTATTCATAGATGCGACCTATGAAGGTGACTTGATGGCCGCGGCGGATGTCAGTTGGTCGATTGGCCGAGAAAGCCGGGAAGAGTTCAGGGAATCGATGGCAGGCAAGCAGTATCCCAAACGGAAAATGAACATCAATGGTTTCGACGACGATGGAAGCCTACTTCCTTTTGTGACTGCCTCTGAACGGGGCGACGAATCGACAGGAGACGACAATGTGATGACATACAGTTTCCGTCTCTGCCTGACCCGCGATCCAGAGAATTGGGTTCCGATGCCACAACCAGCCAATTACGATCCGGAGAAATTCGAAGTGATGCGGCGATACATCAAATCGGGCGGGCGGGTCGGTTTTGATCGCTATCCGCTTCCAGGAAATAAGATCGATGGCAACAACTCCATCGGGGGACAATTCTCTCTGGGTCTCGTTGGTGGTGGGAATGGCTGGTGCGAAGCAAACGAAACGGAGCGGGCCATCATCTGGGAGGATCACAAGCAATACACCTTGGAGTTCTACCACTTCCTCACAACGGACTCTTCCATTCCCGACGAGACTCGTAAAGAGTATGCCGAACTGGGCCTTTGCAAAGATGAGTTCCCTGGCACTGACCATTTCTCCCCTGCCCTCTATATTCGCGAAAGCAGACGCCTGCAGGGAATGTACGTGCTGAGCCAGAAAGACATCCTCGAAGATCCTGAGAAAGAAGATCCTATTGTGGTTTCGTCTTTTCCTATCGATTCGCACGACTGTCGCCGAATCGCGCTGAAGGAGGGTGGGGTCATTAATGAGGGAACGATTTTTCCAGTTCGTCGTAAATATCCTAAACAAGGTTACGCTTATCACGTTCCCTATCGGTCAATTCTTCCTCTCGCGAATGAATGTACTAACTTGCTGGTGCCCGTCGCTCTCTCCTGTACCCACGTGGGGATCTCTTCCATTCGAGTTGAACCGACCTGGATGATTCTCGGCCAAAGTGCCGGCATCGCGGCGGCTTTGACTCAACAGGGAAAAACGACTGTGCAAGAACTCCCTTATTCAAAACTTCGTGAGCATCTTCTTGCTCAGAAACAAGTCCTCGATCTGCCGGACGTCCCCGAACAAATCACTGAGTCCGGTTCCGTCGCGTCGACTTCTCTTCCCGGTATCGTATTAGATGATGCTGCGGCTGTGCTCACAGGAAAATGGTCACATTCGTCGAACTTCACACCTCACATCGACGACGGCTATCAATACGCAGGCAGCAATGAAAAGGGGGCTCAAGGTGATGGAAGCGCAACGGCAATGTTTCGGTTTAAAGCACCCACTACGGGAAAGTACCAGATGTTAATGGCTTATTCAGCACATTCGACGCGAGCTAAAAACGTTCCGGTCACTGTTACCAGCGGTTCCTACGAGGAACGGATATTGGTTGACCAAACGATACCGCTACCATCGGGTAAGCATTTCCGATCCATCAGTGAAGTTCAACTGGATCAGAACGTCGAATCAGTCATCAATATCAATGACGACAAAACCCATGGATTTGTCATCATCGACGCGATTCAGTTGATTCCCATCGATTCGAAGTAG
- a CDS encoding YXWGXW repeat-containing protein, translated as MKVAFSWPKLVLGCSIFGALVVFTSSQLSAQQPPAPQPDRSASGELTELNRGPIHEAFAQPYQSINGQGLVIDKQPPQPIQELPSEVVPESGDYEWIPGYWGWEWEEQRFIWISGIWRLAPEDMTWNPGYWAQADQGFAWVSGFWSGETQPVLVSEQPPEAQKEEQDESPSPEHFWVPGHWEVTSNDYEWAEGYWAEGYDGRVWVPFRYVWTPSGYLALAGYWDYELEQRGVLFSPVLFQADVSADYQYTPNVVVRTDYLPAHLFVDTNYGHYGYGDYYEYGSSSNTFYPWVDDRAFYDPLRVFYINFHRDQYNRYHERHGYYRDHADRRPRHTWREQRDWQAGANIDVGDAMLAVEISALTDGNYPGLHGNFTRNDDRRNKYRDQRERYQDSQQKRQKQLDELKQASNENKQDFAQKREEFRNKAKGEGKNQVREAEQRRKQIQDKAGSTDGKNGVKTGKPKMDRSNKSPNSDSPRGPEKGKGKVDKKDSPQTPKPSKGIGSDKPNSGNSPKPEKPGKGKPDKGDGAKPNNPAPGNTPKAGNNPSPGNQPKAGEKPKADKGPKSGNSPNAGNGNSSGDKPAAGKSNGNRGGSAPAASGGSKGSGSGKSDSGKGSAPKSDNKGKDKGSN; from the coding sequence ATGAAAGTCGCTTTTTCCTGGCCCAAGTTAGTACTGGGCTGTTCCATTTTCGGAGCATTGGTCGTTTTCACATCATCTCAACTGAGCGCTCAGCAACCGCCGGCGCCTCAACCCGACCGCTCTGCGAGCGGTGAGCTGACCGAATTAAATAGAGGCCCAATTCACGAGGCCTTTGCTCAGCCTTACCAGTCGATTAATGGTCAAGGGCTCGTCATTGATAAACAGCCTCCTCAACCGATCCAGGAATTACCATCGGAAGTAGTACCGGAATCAGGAGACTATGAGTGGATTCCCGGATACTGGGGTTGGGAATGGGAAGAGCAACGATTCATCTGGATCAGCGGTATCTGGCGGCTTGCACCAGAAGATATGACTTGGAACCCCGGTTACTGGGCACAGGCTGACCAGGGTTTCGCGTGGGTCTCTGGGTTCTGGAGCGGAGAAACCCAACCCGTTCTCGTTTCGGAGCAACCACCAGAAGCTCAAAAAGAAGAACAAGATGAAAGTCCGTCACCGGAACATTTCTGGGTACCAGGTCACTGGGAAGTAACCAGTAACGACTATGAGTGGGCAGAAGGATATTGGGCTGAAGGATACGATGGCCGAGTCTGGGTTCCTTTTCGCTATGTCTGGACCCCTAGCGGTTATCTCGCTCTGGCTGGATACTGGGACTATGAACTGGAACAACGGGGGGTTCTCTTTAGCCCTGTCCTGTTTCAGGCAGATGTCAGTGCTGATTATCAGTATACCCCCAACGTCGTTGTAAGAACCGACTACCTTCCTGCGCATCTATTCGTAGACACGAATTACGGCCATTATGGCTACGGAGACTATTACGAGTACGGTTCTTCAAGTAACACATTTTATCCTTGGGTAGATGATCGTGCTTTCTACGACCCACTACGAGTCTTCTACATCAATTTTCACCGAGATCAGTACAACCGCTATCACGAACGACACGGATACTACCGTGATCATGCCGACCGACGTCCTCGTCATACTTGGCGTGAACAACGGGATTGGCAAGCGGGAGCGAACATTGACGTAGGTGATGCCATGCTGGCTGTGGAGATTAGTGCCCTGACTGATGGAAATTACCCCGGTCTGCACGGTAACTTTACGCGTAATGATGATCGACGTAACAAATACAGAGATCAGAGAGAACGATACCAGGATTCACAGCAGAAACGCCAAAAACAACTCGACGAGTTGAAACAGGCCAGTAACGAAAATAAGCAAGATTTTGCTCAGAAACGCGAAGAGTTTCGCAATAAAGCAAAAGGAGAAGGGAAAAATCAGGTCCGTGAAGCGGAACAACGCCGTAAACAAATTCAGGACAAGGCTGGCAGCACCGACGGCAAAAACGGAGTAAAAACCGGCAAGCCGAAAATGGATCGTAGCAATAAATCTCCTAATTCAGACAGTCCGCGTGGACCTGAAAAGGGTAAAGGCAAAGTCGATAAAAAAGACTCGCCCCAGACTCCGAAACCCTCTAAAGGTATCGGTTCAGACAAACCGAATTCCGGGAACTCTCCCAAACCGGAAAAACCAGGCAAAGGAAAACCCGACAAAGGAGATGGCGCAAAACCCAACAACCCTGCTCCTGGTAATACGCCGAAAGCGGGAAACAATCCAAGTCCGGGAAATCAGCCCAAAGCTGGCGAAAAACCAAAGGCAGACAAAGGCCCTAAATCTGGCAACAGCCCCAATGCGGGGAATGGAAATAGTTCAGGTGACAAACCTGCTGCTGGAAAATCAAACGGAAACAGAGGAGGCTCCGCTCCTGCTGCCTCAGGTGGTAGTAAAGGATCCGGTTCTGGAAAATCAGACTCTGGAAAAGGTTCCGCACCGAAGTCGGACAATAAAGGGAAAGATAAAGGATCGAACTAA
- a CDS encoding MarC family protein: protein MDNLLESLLLLLVLLNPFLLIVYLTDVAEKLSLSEFSRVLLRGGFIATAVFCTFTVLGDAIFSKLMQANFASFQIFGGVVFMLIGLQFVFRGPAAIELLRGESEHLAGAIAMPMLIGPGTISASVLIGQKHDVLPACVTIFSAVFISILIMIGLKAIHDYVREKNERLIDRYVEIAGRITALFIGTISVEMIMVGIRSWMEKF, encoded by the coding sequence GTGGACAATTTGCTGGAATCGTTGCTGCTACTTCTCGTTTTACTTAACCCGTTTTTGCTCATCGTCTATTTGACCGATGTGGCAGAGAAACTGAGTCTGAGCGAATTCTCCCGGGTATTACTCCGAGGGGGATTTATCGCGACCGCAGTCTTTTGTACGTTTACGGTGTTGGGAGACGCGATTTTTTCGAAACTCATGCAAGCCAACTTCGCCTCGTTCCAGATTTTTGGCGGGGTCGTTTTTATGTTGATCGGACTGCAATTTGTCTTTCGAGGCCCTGCTGCGATCGAGTTACTGCGGGGAGAATCTGAACATCTGGCCGGTGCCATTGCCATGCCGATGCTCATCGGACCGGGAACCATTAGTGCCAGCGTTTTGATCGGCCAGAAGCATGACGTTTTACCGGCCTGCGTGACCATTTTCTCTGCCGTCTTTATTTCGATCCTGATCATGATCGGCTTGAAAGCGATTCACGACTACGTCCGCGAGAAAAACGAACGCCTTATCGATCGCTACGTCGAAATTGCCGGAAGAATCACAGCCCTCTTCATCGGTACGATTTCAGTCGAAATGATTATGGTTGGAATACGAAGTTGGATGGAGAAGTTTTAA
- a CDS encoding DUF3806 domain-containing protein has product MFINAFGIAFGQCLIEELGFDWVVASDEHGTEMAVHRKQNDAVVFPLNLVAKRYVNGETEFFVPVFDDIKGQLSIR; this is encoded by the coding sequence ATATTTATTAATGCCTTTGGGATTGCATTTGGGCAGTGTCTCATCGAAGAACTGGGATTCGACTGGGTTGTGGCCTCAGATGAACATGGGACCGAGATGGCAGTTCATCGAAAGCAGAATGACGCCGTGGTATTCCCATTGAACTTGGTGGCGAAGCGATATGTTAACGGCGAGACAGAGTTCTTCGTTCCTGTTTTTGACGACATCAAGGGGCAACTCAGTATTCGCTAA
- a CDS encoding SGNH/GDSL hydrolase family protein — translation MDLLIIKFTKSSLSRPYPQQAHLMILQTPSYVQRYPVVFFMLALLVVTALSSSVARAEHEGKIQILLLGDSTAEGSIPRLIKPEGPHLEKVLEQLLAAEGDLPATQVINSTLSGEYIDRLFSSGRYDRDVAKLPGIDYIFIRYGLNDRGRLKDFPNEFPEDFHQLLARLRQDHPDALLIPMTVIPFSGEEASKQINDLVRGVAEKEKLEVFDIYPRYAAELEKGYNMLNYRRYPLAKVPEKYLALVKPYVHGESVLVMSNELDGILGHLPGWTSDRHPNLAGYNVIADETAKYLAPIMRMKTVE, via the coding sequence ATGGATTTGTTGATTATTAAGTTCACCAAGTCCTCGCTTTCTCGTCCCTATCCTCAGCAGGCCCACCTCATGATTCTTCAGACTCCTTCCTACGTTCAACGTTATCCCGTCGTCTTCTTCATGCTTGCCTTGTTAGTAGTAACGGCTCTTTCTTCCTCCGTCGCACGGGCTGAGCATGAGGGAAAGATTCAGATTCTCCTGTTAGGTGACAGCACGGCGGAAGGAAGTATTCCCCGATTGATTAAACCGGAGGGACCGCATCTGGAAAAAGTGCTGGAACAATTATTGGCGGCTGAAGGAGATCTCCCGGCGACCCAGGTGATTAATTCCACCCTGAGCGGTGAGTACATCGATCGATTGTTCAGTTCGGGCCGATACGATCGGGATGTGGCGAAGTTGCCCGGAATCGACTATATCTTCATTCGCTATGGATTGAATGACCGGGGGCGATTGAAGGATTTTCCGAATGAATTCCCGGAAGACTTTCATCAATTACTTGCCCGTTTACGACAGGATCATCCCGATGCCCTGTTGATCCCGATGACGGTGATTCCCTTCTCGGGTGAAGAAGCAAGTAAGCAGATTAATGATCTGGTGCGTGGCGTTGCCGAAAAAGAAAAGCTGGAGGTCTTTGACATCTACCCCCGTTACGCTGCCGAGTTGGAAAAAGGGTACAACATGCTGAACTACCGACGGTACCCACTTGCTAAAGTTCCGGAGAAGTACCTCGCACTTGTCAAACCCTATGTTCATGGAGAAAGTGTGCTGGTGATGAGTAACGAACTTGATGGAATCCTCGGCCACTTACCCGGTTGGACCTCCGATCGCCATCCAAACCTGGCCGGTTACAATGTAATCGCCGACGAAACCGCCAAATACCTGGCCCCCATCATGCGAATGAAAACAGTTGAATAG
- a CDS encoding PAS domain-containing protein translates to MTQINQSNENIDDRHCSPPEEQIMNDGVPSKDLNTSQAMVDALIRLHELNARLLNSPNLIDVSRDTLETVVDLSSADFGTLQFFDPAENGLRYVAQVGFKPGFLDNNDIIDHEFHSTCAKALQSGVRVIVEDFETDDEAKDHRMMAAEFGYRAAQSTPLLSHHREVIGMITTHFRHPRKFTEWELKLVDLFVMQASSVIERTRTMAELRESEARFRTMADTAPGMLWITDQEHRCTFLSKGWYDFTGQTESEGLGFGWLDATHPDDRKRAAETFHVAADKRIECAIEYRLRQTDGTYRWVIDTARPRVDEKGVWHGFIGSVIDNHENKIANEIMRENEGRLRIAAEAIRGVFYDYDLRSGVITRSHGLEKVTGYRIEDHPVVSKWWSNFVHPEDRTLLRKAIDRAISEGGTLDCTYRLQHKLGHLIHVWDQAIVLSDELGTPFKVIGCAVDISEQKKTEESLQQARAIAEEANQSRGEFLANMSHEIRTPMTAILGHAEILVDHLIDVDNLQAVETIRRNGLFLLEVINDILDLSKIDAGRIRLASERISVDDLVSDIRSLMDVRAKEKNLLLSVECAGKIPATIQTDGTRLRQILLNLLGNAIKFTERGEVKLVADFQPSLQQMQFDVIDTGVGIDPSQLELLFEPFMQSDNSTTRTIGGTGLGLTISRRLARALGGDVTVKSQPGVGSKFTLIVDCGNIDSIPLINPSFDISLDKAADHFSGSLSGTVLVVDDRRDILYLAARLIEEAGGKVITATNGKDAIELLEGTAADRSAIDVVLMDMQMPQMDGYAATRTLRARGFDKPIIALTANAMVGDRDRCIEAGCTNYTTKPLNSKELLSMIAQYL, encoded by the coding sequence ATGACACAGATCAATCAATCAAACGAAAATATCGATGATCGCCATTGCTCTCCACCAGAAGAGCAAATCATGAATGACGGGGTCCCTTCAAAGGATCTGAATACGTCACAAGCGATGGTTGATGCGCTGATCCGGTTGCATGAATTAAACGCCCGTCTCCTCAATTCCCCCAATCTGATTGATGTTTCTCGAGATACGCTGGAAACAGTCGTTGATCTTTCATCCGCAGATTTCGGTACACTTCAATTCTTTGATCCTGCTGAAAATGGATTGAGGTACGTCGCTCAAGTCGGTTTTAAACCAGGGTTCTTAGATAACAACGACATCATTGACCATGAATTCCATTCGACCTGCGCCAAGGCTCTTCAGTCGGGCGTACGCGTAATCGTTGAGGACTTTGAAACCGACGATGAGGCTAAAGATCATCGGATGATGGCGGCTGAATTCGGTTATCGTGCAGCCCAGAGTACTCCTCTGCTAAGTCATCATCGAGAAGTGATTGGAATGATCACTACTCATTTCCGACATCCCAGAAAGTTCACTGAATGGGAATTAAAATTAGTCGACTTGTTTGTTATGCAAGCTTCTTCCGTGATCGAACGGACACGAACTATGGCCGAACTGCGGGAGAGCGAAGCCCGTTTTCGAACCATGGCCGACACCGCCCCGGGTATGCTCTGGATAACCGACCAAGAGCACCGCTGCACATTCCTGAGTAAAGGCTGGTACGATTTCACCGGTCAGACGGAAAGTGAAGGTCTCGGTTTTGGTTGGTTGGACGCAACTCATCCCGACGATCGTAAGCGAGCCGCTGAAACATTCCATGTAGCTGCTGACAAGCGGATCGAATGCGCGATCGAGTATCGCTTGCGACAGACAGACGGGACTTATCGCTGGGTGATCGACACCGCGCGACCTCGGGTAGATGAGAAAGGTGTCTGGCACGGATTTATCGGTTCGGTGATTGACAACCACGAAAACAAAATCGCCAATGAAATAATGAGAGAGAACGAAGGTCGCTTACGAATTGCCGCAGAGGCGATTCGCGGCGTGTTCTACGATTATGATCTTCGCTCGGGTGTGATCACTCGATCACATGGTCTGGAGAAGGTCACCGGTTACCGAATAGAAGATCATCCTGTCGTCTCCAAATGGTGGTCTAACTTCGTCCACCCCGAAGACCGAACTCTCTTACGCAAGGCCATCGATCGAGCAATCTCTGAAGGTGGAACTCTCGATTGTACTTATCGACTTCAACATAAGTTGGGACATCTTATTCACGTGTGGGACCAGGCGATTGTACTATCAGACGAGCTGGGAACACCTTTCAAAGTGATTGGGTGTGCTGTTGATATCAGCGAACAGAAGAAAACAGAAGAATCGCTCCAGCAAGCCCGTGCTATCGCTGAGGAAGCCAACCAGTCTCGAGGCGAGTTTCTAGCGAACATGAGCCACGAAATCCGGACTCCAATGACTGCGATCCTGGGACATGCCGAAATACTGGTTGATCACCTGATTGACGTTGATAACTTACAAGCCGTAGAGACGATCCGCCGTAATGGACTTTTCCTGCTGGAAGTCATCAACGATATTCTCGACTTGTCCAAAATTGATGCAGGGCGAATTCGTCTCGCCAGTGAACGAATTTCGGTTGATGACCTGGTAAGTGACATCCGCTCATTAATGGATGTACGTGCGAAGGAAAAGAACCTGCTATTATCAGTTGAATGTGCAGGGAAGATCCCAGCGACAATTCAAACAGATGGAACACGGCTACGACAGATTCTGCTCAACCTTTTAGGAAACGCGATTAAGTTCACAGAGCGCGGCGAAGTCAAATTGGTTGCCGACTTTCAGCCCTCGTTACAGCAGATGCAATTCGACGTCATCGATACTGGTGTTGGAATCGATCCTAGTCAGTTAGAACTTCTGTTCGAACCCTTTATGCAGTCAGATAACTCCACCACCCGCACAATCGGAGGAACAGGTCTCGGACTCACGATCAGTAGGCGACTGGCACGCGCCTTGGGTGGAGATGTGACTGTCAAAAGCCAACCCGGTGTTGGCAGTAAGTTTACGCTCATCGTGGATTGTGGAAATATTGACTCCATCCCCTTAATCAATCCCTCTTTCGACATCTCGCTCGATAAAGCGGCGGATCATTTTTCTGGTTCTCTCTCTGGAACGGTGCTTGTAGTCGACGATCGTCGCGATATCCTGTATCTCGCCGCCAGATTAATTGAAGAGGCGGGAGGAAAAGTGATCACCGCAACGAATGGAAAAGATGCCATTGAGTTACTGGAGGGAACTGCAGCAGATCGTTCTGCGATTGATGTCGTTTTGATGGACATGCAAATGCCGCAGATGGACGGTTACGCGGCAACCCGAACACTACGTGCTCGCGGCTTCGATAAACCGATCATCGCTTTAACAGCGAATGCAATGGTGGGAGACCGGGACCGTTGCATTGAAGCAGGCTGCACCAATTACACAACGAAACCGCTCAACTCCAAAGAGTTGCTGAGTATGATAGCGCAATACCTCTAG
- a CDS encoding OsmC family protein has protein sequence MKSTGSAVWQGGLKEGKGTLTTGSGVLSNVPYGFSSRFEGEKGTNPEELIAVAHAGCFSMALSMILGEAGLTAEKLDTTAEIILEKVDDGFAVTKSHLTLTATIPGAEDGQFQELAAKAKAGCPISKLLTAEITLDATLA, from the coding sequence ATGAAAAGTACAGGATCAGCCGTTTGGCAAGGAGGGTTGAAAGAAGGCAAAGGAACTTTGACGACGGGGAGCGGCGTGCTATCGAACGTCCCCTACGGTTTCTCAAGTCGTTTTGAAGGCGAGAAGGGGACCAACCCTGAAGAATTGATCGCGGTGGCGCACGCTGGCTGTTTCAGTATGGCCCTTTCGATGATACTCGGCGAAGCAGGATTGACCGCCGAGAAACTGGATACCACCGCCGAGATCATTCTCGAAAAAGTGGATGATGGTTTTGCTGTCACTAAAAGCCATCTCACGTTGACGGCGACCATCCCTGGTGCCGAAGATGGGCAGTTTCAGGAACTCGCAGCGAAAGCCAAAGCAGGCTGTCCTATCTCTAAACTGCTGACAGCAGAGATCACTCTGGATGCGACATTGGCGTAA